The following coding sequences lie in one Arachis ipaensis cultivar K30076 chromosome B03, Araip1.1, whole genome shotgun sequence genomic window:
- the LOC107629779 gene encoding NDR1/HIN1-like protein 1: MSSKDCGHHEDESRKLIRLILFGVGGFFFVVLLTIFIIWAVLRPTKPKFTIQDATLYAFNLSSPATNTLTITMQVTLSSHNPNRRIGIYYSNLHAYASYHNQQVTLATELPPTYQGHKDFTVWSPFLFGAAAPVSPFTLSSLQQDRGAGAVVVNVKIYGRVKWKVGTWVSGRYHLFVNCPAYIRFTGAGDRSGSGIQIVAPAKFQLLQGCSVDV, encoded by the exons ATGTCCTCCAAGGACTGCGGCCACCACGAAGACGAGAGCCGCAAGCTCATCCGCCTCATCCTATTCGGCGTCGGCGGCTTCTTCTTCGTAGTCCTCCTCACAATATTCATCATATGGGCCGTCCTCAGGCCCACCAAGCCCAAATTCACAATCCAAGACGCCACACTATACGCCTTCAACCTCTCCTCCCCCGCCACCAACACCCTCACCATCACCATGCAAGTCACCCTCTCTTCCCACAACCCCAACCGCCGCATCGGAATCTACTATTCCAACCTCCACGCTTACGCCTCCTACCATAACCAACAG GTAACACTTGCGACCGAGCTTCCCCCAACGTACCAGGGACACAAAGATTTCACCGTTTGGTCACCGTTTCTTTTCGGCGCCGCAGCGCCGGTGTCGCCGTTTACGTTGAGTTCGTTGCAGCAGGACCGGGGTGCGGGTGCCGTCGTGGTCAACGTCAAGATCTACGGAAGGGTCAAGTGGAAGGTGGGGACTTGGGTCTCTGGAAGGTACCATTTGTTTGTGAATTGCCCGGCGTATATAAGGTTCACCGGCGCCGGTGATCGGAGCGGCAGCGGGATCCAGATTGTGGCTCCGGCGAAGTTTCAGCTCTTGCAGGGTTGCAGTGTTGATGTTTAG